TTGCATGGAAGACGGAAGTGACGTCGCTGATGATTTTTATCCGCCTGCAAGAATTTGATTATCCGGCGGCGAGCGCGATTGCCTCGGTTATCTTAGCGGCATCGCTGCTGCTGCTGTTTAGCATTAACACGTTGCAAAGCCGCTTCGGCAAACGTATTGGGGGGCATTAATGGCTGACTTATCTGCATGGCAAGGCAACAGCCAACAACTGCGCCCCAAGATCGACTGGTTGAAATGGTTTTTGATCGGCAGCGGCGTGCTGCTTTCGGTGCTGTTGTTGCTGGTGCCGATGATTTCAATCTTTGCTTTGGCGTTTTCTGAAGGCGCTGGCGTGGTGTGGAAGAATCTCAGCGATCCCGACATGCTGCATGCGATTTGGCTTACGGTGCTGGTGGCGTTGATTACGGTTCCGGTCAATCTGGTGTTTGGTACGCTGCTGGCATGGCTGTGCACGCGCTTTGTGTTTCCTGGTCGCCAGCTGTTGCTGACGTTGATTGATATTCCTTTTGCGGTTTCGCCGGTGGTGGCGGGGCTGCTCTATTTACTGTTTTACGGATCGAACGGTCCATTGGGTGGCTGGTTGGATGCGCATGACATTCAACTGATGTTCTCGTGGCCGGGCATGGTGTTAGTCACGGTATTTGTAACCTGTCCGTTTGTGGTTCGCGAGCTGGTGCCGGTGATGATGAGCCAAGGGAGTCACGAAGATGAAGCGGCGGTGCTGCTGGGGGCTTCTGGCTGGCAGATGTTTCGCCGTGTGACGCTGCCGAATATCCGT
This is a stretch of genomic DNA from Hafnia alvei. It encodes these proteins:
- the cysW gene encoding sulfate/thiosulfate ABC transporter permease CysW, translating into MADLSAWQGNSQQLRPKIDWLKWFLIGSGVLLSVLLLLVPMISIFALAFSEGAGVVWKNLSDPDMLHAIWLTVLVALITVPVNLVFGTLLAWLCTRFVFPGRQLLLTLIDIPFAVSPVVAGLLYLLFYGSNGPLGGWLDAHDIQLMFSWPGMVLVTVFVTCPFVVRELVPVMMSQGSHEDEAAVLLGASGWQMFRRVTLPNIRWALLYGVVLTNARAIGEFGAVSVVSGSIRGETYTLPLQVELLHQDYNTAGAFTAAALLTLMAIVTLFLKNMLQWRLNRQVVHAAREDVK